A genome region from Penicillium psychrofluorescens genome assembly, chromosome: 3 includes the following:
- a CDS encoding uncharacterized protein (ID:PFLUO_005457-T1.cds;~source:funannotate), translating into MNTLESSAPSPTGPRNDEVGREVGSLSSRSSTHAGSALSSSLGSTQSHSSSSSRKQRQSQNQPQQQLGPSNESTPIFGAAGSLHRNYQSTGGPTESRPAGPNGVPKTSPWGNPGPDPAAESTDPRQPDGEDSRPVSQHSWYSKLADRYGSLELENKGSVARDHLALERTFLAWMRTSLAFASIGIAVTQLFRLNTTTATTHSMSDPNAPPGILPPVMSPPLLGLAAGTATQAPDPSARLRSVGKPLGTTFIGVAILILVVGFHRYFESQYWIIRGKFPASRGSVALTAFVAAALIIAALAVILAVSPSAIER; encoded by the exons ATGAATACTCTCGAgtcatcggcgccgtctCCGACAGGTCCCCGCAACGACGAGGTAGGCAGGGAGGTTGGCTCATTGTCGTCACGCTCCTCGACGCATGCCGGCTCGGCCCTCTCATCGTCGCTCGGTAGCACCCAGTCCCACTCGAGCTCGTCATCCCGGAAGCAACGGCAGTCCCAAAAtcaaccgcagcagcagctgggcCCGTCCAACGAGTCCACCCCGATCTTTGGTGCGGCGGGGTCATTGCACCGCAACTACCAGTCCACCGGCGGACCGACTGAATCTCGGCCTGCCGGCCCGAATGGTGTCCCCAAGACCTCGCCCTGGGGTAACCCCGGGCCCGATCCAGCCGCCGAGAGCACAGACCCGAGACAGCCGGACGGCGAGGACTCGCGCCCGGTGTCGCAGCATTCCTGGTACAGCAAGCTCGCAGACCGATATGGCAGCTTAGAGCTGGAGAACAAAGGGAGTGTAGCACGCGACCATCTCGCTTTAG AGCGGACCTTCCTAGCTTGGATGCGCACATCCCTCGCCTTCGCCTCCATCGGCATCGCCGTCACGCAACTCTTCCGTCTCAACACCACAACCGCAACAACCCACTCCATGTCAGATCCCAATGCACCACCAGGCATCCTCCCACCCGTCATGTCCCCACccctcctcggtctcgctgCAGGGACCGCCACCCAAGCACCCGACCCCTCTGCCCGCCTCCGCAGCGTCGGCAAACCGCTCGGCACAACCTTCATCGGCGTCGCCATTTTGATTCTTGTTGTCGGCTTCCATCGCTACTTCGAGAGCCAGTACTGGATCATCCGCGGCAAGTTCCCCGCTAGTCGTGGCAGTGTTGCCCTGACGGCGTTTGTTGCGGCCGCGCTGATCATCGCGGCTCTTGCGGTGATATTGGCTGTTTCGCCTAGTGCGATTGAGCGGTGA
- a CDS encoding uncharacterized protein (ID:PFLUO_005458-T1.cds;~source:funannotate) codes for MADMPIVLDGGTGFLKVGYAGQNFPEHQFPSIVGRPILRTEEQGGDIVVKDIMCGDEAAAARSMLQITYPMENGIVKRWDDMQHLWNYTFYDKMKIDPTGRKILLTEPPMNPLKNREQMAEVMLEGYGFGGVYVAIQAVLALYAQGLSSGVVVDSGDGVTHVIPVYESTVLNHHIRRLDVAGRDVTRNLIALLLRRGYALNRTADFETVRQIKEKMCYVSYDLELDKKLSEDTTVLVESYTLPDGRVIRVGSERFEAPECLFQPHLVDVDQPGIAELLFNTIQGADVDVRSSLYKAIVLSGGSSMYPGLPSRLEKELKQLWLTRVLAGNPERLNKFKVRIEDPPRRRHMVFLGGAVLANLIADKEDMWVSKQEWQEQGARALEKLGPR; via the exons atggcggacatGCCCATTG TGCTCGACGGAGGAACCGGTTTCCTCAAAGTCGGATATGCAGGCCAG AACTTCCCAGAGCACCAGTTCCCCTCGATAGTGGGGCGGCCCATCTTGCGAACAGAGGAACAGGGCGGCGATATCGTGGTCAAGGATATCATGTGCGGtgatgaagctgctgctgcacgaTCGATGCTCCAGATCACCTACCCG ATGGAAAATGGAATCGTCAAACGATGGGACGATATGCAACATCTGTGGAACTACACCTTTTACGACAAGATGAAGATCGACCCGACAGGTCGCAAGATCCTCCTGACCGAGCCGCCCATGAACCCGCTCAAAAATCGCGAGCagatggccgaggtgatgctggaggGTTATGGCTTTGGCGGCGTCTACGTGGCGATCCAGGCGGTGCTGGCACTGTATGCCCAGGGTCTGAGCAGTGGCGTGGTCGTGGACTCGGGCGACGGCGTCACCCACGTTATCCCCGTGTACGAGTCCACCGTGCTGAACCACCACATCCGTCGGCTGGATGTCGCGGGCCGCGACGTCACCCGCAATCTCATTGCTCTCCTCCTGCGCCGGGGTTACGCGCTCAACCGTACCGCGGACTTCGAGACCGTGCGccagatcaaggagaagatgtgCTATGTCTCGTATGACTTGGAGctcgacaagaagctctccGAGGATACTACAGTGCTGGTTGAGTCCTACACCTTGCCGGACGGTCGTGTCATCCGTGTCGGGAGCGAGCGCTTCGAGGCTCCGGAATGTCTGTTCCAGCCTCATCTGGTGGATGTTGACCAGCCCGGTATCGCCGAGTTGCTGTTCAACACCATCCAAGGCGCGGACGTCGACGTTCGTTCCAGTCTGTACAAGGCTATTGTTCTCAGTGGTGGTAGCAGCATGTACCCCGGTCTGCCATCgcggttggagaaggagttgAAGCAGCTCTGGCTGACCCGGGTACTGGCCGGGAACCCGGAGCGGCTGAAC AAATTCAAGGTTCGCATCGAAGACCCCCCGCGACGACGACACATGGTGTTCCTGGGTGGCGCCGTGCTGGCCAACCTG ATCGCCGACAAGGAGGACATGTGGGTTTCGAAGCAAGAGTGGCAGGAACAGGGCGCACGAGCTCTGGAAAAGCTAGGCCCGAGGTGA
- a CDS encoding uncharacterized protein (ID:PFLUO_005459-T1.cds;~source:funannotate), giving the protein MAQVGWYGLGSMGLAMASNLQRHLVARKALNLVYSNRTMSRGAPLQALGAIPEPSFETLFSQCGIIFTMVANDSVLQNLLSSAVSSGHSLKDKIFVDCSTVHPETVSKAVAQLKSKDASYVAAPVFGGKPIAVDGKLVFAIGGPKSATDVVKPLIQDVMGRRVIECGEDATKSSLLKIAGNIVTVNMMEAVGEAQVFAEKTGLGTGPMEELIGEAFGAVAGGYSKRLTTGAYAPPLDSRPGFGVSLAIKDAKHAMAMASDHGIQLPGLEIARLNMEAARAYGGECLDSSAMYGTLRQMAALGFGNEKSRKV; this is encoded by the exons ATGGCACAAGTCGGCTGG TACGGCCTCGGATCCATGGGCCTGGCCATGGCCTCCAACCTGCAGCGCCACCTCGTGGCGCGCAAGGCCCTGAACCTGGTGTACTCCAACCGCACGATGTCGCGCGGTGCGCCACTGCAAGCACTCGGCGCAATCCCTGAGCCTAGTTTCGAGACATTGTTTTCTCAATGTGGGATTATTTTCACTATG GTTGCGAATGACTCCGTCCTTCAGAATCTTCTCTCCTCAGCCGTCAGCTCAGGGCATTCGCTCAAAGACAAGATCTTTGTGGACTGCTCGACCGTGCACCCGGAGACGGTCAGCAAGGCCGTCGCCCAGCTGAAGAGCAAGGACGCGTCATACGTAGCAGCCCCCGTCTTTGGCGGGAAGCCCATTGCCGTGGATGGGAAGTTGGTGTTTGCCATTGGGGGGCCGAAGAGCGCGACCGATGTTGTTAAGCCGCTCATCCAGGATGTTATGGGACGGCGGGTGATTGAGTGTGGGGAGGATGCGACGAAGTCTTCGTTGCTGAAGATTGCTGG AAATATCGTCACTGTGAACATGATGGAGGCTGTTGGGGAGGCGCAGGTCTTCGCTGAGAAGACTGGGCTTGGGACGGGCCCAATGGAGGAGCTCATCGGGGAGGCATTCGGTGCTGTGGCTGGAGGTTACTCGAAGAG ATTGACTACTGGCGCCTATGCACCGCCCCTGGACTCGCGCCCTGGATTCGGTGTCTCTCTGGCGATCAAGGACGCCAAGCatgcaatggcaatggcATCGGATCACGGTATCCAGCTTCCTGGCCTGGAGATCGCTCGTCTGAACATGGAGGCCGCGAGGGCCTATGGCGGGGAGTGTCTTGACAGCAGTGCGATGTACGGGACGCTGCGCCAGATGGCAGCATTGGGGTTTGGGAACGAGAAGAGCAGGAAAGTTTAG
- a CDS encoding uncharacterized protein (ID:PFLUO_005460-T1.cds;~source:funannotate): MASRAVDPTDAPLTIELADARSHPDLASIANDPEISPVLSRSNSVGPGTFPADDDSPATAGRKRKLNSTSSRGVAHLTPDQLAKKRANDRQAQRAIRERTKTHIDALEQQVRDLSSQKPFLDLQAAHRQNESMRSENRELRQGLRAAMDIIQPLLGKIEATDAPSSHPPPMSFPLPSRTTPFPDPDNFTPNSHAPAQGERSYPESLGSLDTPSPTHSASFGSRRSSGHGGIPISSFRNAFDSQRHNLAHGLDLGVEERLGFNFLLDPSQNVPKVDRLGPSSSEALRSSQPNPSSNPSSPPYAQTSNPHIESNMPAFAAPIRNVSPTCPLDTILRDFLHHRQKEAAQGVPRQKLVGPPYPSVSSLLNPEKSANSHPASKVFTDILRTFPDISALPEQVAVLYIMFLLMRWQIYPTQENYERMPEWFTPRPSQLFHPHPAWMDYVPFPRMRDRLVASHQDYLFENWFIPFTRGLSVNWPYEATDCLLSTGDSDELLINPVFERHLRNLANWSLGPLFAEQYPGLLGTARIVPESKSHDSTPS; encoded by the exons ATGGCCAGCCGCGCTGTGGACCCAACTGATGCGCCGTTGACGATCGAGCTGGCCGACGCCCGTTCGCATCCTGACCTGGCTTCGATCGCTAATGATCCCGAGATCTCCCCGGTTCTTTCGCGCTCAAACTCCGTGGGCCCCGGGACGTTCCCAGCGGACGATGACAGCCCGGCCACCGCTGGCCGGAAGCGCAAGCTGAACAGCACGTCATCACGAGGCGTCGCCCACCTCACCCCCGATCAGTTGGCCAAGAAGCGTGCCAACGACCGCCAGGCGCAGCGCGCAATCAGAGAACGCACCAAGACTCATATTGATGCGCTGGAACAGCAGGTCCGTGATCTGTCGTCGCAGAAACCgttcctcgacctccagGCAGCACATCGGCAGAATGAGAGTATGCGCTCCGAGAACCGTGAGCTCCGACAGGGGCTCCGGGCTGCGATGGACATAATCCAACCGTTGCTTGGGAAAATAGAAGCAACAG ACGCACCCTCTTcacatcctccgcccatgTCCTTCCCGCTTCCATCCCGTACAACCCCCTTCCCAGATCCCGACAACTTCACACCGAACAGCCATGCCCCAGCACAGGGCGAACGGTCCTATCCTGAGTCTCTCGGTAGCCTCGACACACCGTCTCCCACCCATTCCGCATCTTTCGGGAGtcgccgcagcagcggccaCGGAGGGATTCCCATATCTTCTTTCCGCAATGCATTTGACTCCCAGCGTCATAACCTCGCCCATGGCTTGGACCTTGGTGTCGAGGAGCGGCTGGGATTCAATTTCCTTCTTGACCCGTCCCAAAATGTACCCAAGGTAGACCGGCTCGGGCCCAGCAGCTCAGAAGCCCTCCGTTCATCCCAACCGAACCCCAGCTCGAATCCTTCCTCGCCACCATACGCTCAAACCTCGAATCCACACATCGAGTCAAACATGCCTGCTTTCGCGGCTCCAATCCGAAATGTCTCCCCGACCTGTCCCTTGGACACTATATTACGGGACTTTCTTCACCATCGACAAAAGGAAGCGGCGCAAGGCGTCCCGCGCCAGAAACTGGTCGGGCCACCGTATCCAAGCGTGTCTTCACTGCTGAACCCAGAGAAGAGCGCGAATTCACATCCGGCTTCCAAAGTATTCACGGATATCCTGCGCACATTCCCGGACATTTCTGCGCTGCCGGAACAAGTCGCAGTGCTCTATATCATGTTCCTTCTTATGCGCTGGCAGATCTATCCCACGCAAGAGAATTACGAAAGGATGCCTGAATGGTTCACCCCGCGCCCGTCGCAACTCTtccatcctcatccggcATGGATGGACTATGTACCCTTCCCGCGCATGCGCGATCGCCTCGTGGCTTCTCACCAGGACTATCTTTTTGAGAACTGGTTTATCCCCTTCACGAGAGGATTGTCTGTCAATTGGCCGTATGAAGCTACGGATTGCCTCTTGTCGACGGGCGACTCCGATGAACTCCTCATCAATCCGGTCTTTGAGCGTCATCTCCGCAACCTCGCCAATTGGTCCTTGGGTCCGCTGTTTGCGGAGCAGTACCCGGGCTTGTTAGGGACGGCGCGCATAGTACCAGAGTCGAAATCTCACGATTCCACTCCTTCATGA
- a CDS encoding uncharacterized protein (ID:PFLUO_005461-T1.cds;~source:funannotate), producing MADLPAHASPVLPPHSPPSSTAGEGLRDDSSQGSGIATGEQTPALPESLLSPAFTPPATPSGTLNLDSNPTRALHQNQAAILEHKSGHTKPPKLLSQLPQVECIVRARIPTTNGAEMFLHLYHNDLDNKEHLAIVFGCNIRSRSLDRVRPGETEMDRMIRGAYVGKLHPGRTSSWVDDKNKAAGSHTSQTQPRIEPPLVRIHSECYTGETAWSARCDCGEQLDEAARLMSFPVQDLSCDAPPETQSLRSQSAGGVIVYLRQEGRGIGLGEKLKAYNLQDLGSDTVEANLLLRHPADARSYGLATAMLTDLGCGADTIPEGIRLLTNNPDKVRAIEGPNREVMVKERVPMIPLAWRTGGQKGIKSSEIEGYLRTKISKMGHMIQ from the exons ATGGCCGACCTCCCGGCCCACGCTTCACCCGTTCTCCCGCCGCACTCCCCCCCGTCATCCACGGCCGGCGAGGGCCTGCGCGACGATTCTAGCCAGGGGAGTGGCATAGCAACAGGCGAGCAAACTCCGGCTCTCCCAGAATCTCTCTTGTCGCCCGCATTCACCCCGCCCGCCACCCCGAGCGGCACGTTGAACCTCGACTCAAACCCCACCCGAGCCCTGCACCAGAACCAAGCAGCAATCCTCGAGCACAAGAGCGGACACACCAAACCTCCCAAGCTGCTCTCACAGCTCCCGCAAGTGGAATGTATTGTCCGAGCCCGGATTCCGACCACCAACGGAGCAGAGATGTTCCTGCACCTATACCACAACGACCTGGACAACAAGGAGCACTTGGCCATTGTCTTTGGATGCAACATCCGCAGTCGGAGTCTTGACCGTGTCCGACCGGGCGAAACCGAGATGGACCGCATGATCCGCGGCGCATATGTGGGGAAATTGCACCCTGGGCGAACCAGCAGCTGGGTGGACGACAAGAATAAGGCGGCGGGATCACATACGTCGCAAACACAACCGCGAATTGAGCCGCCGCTCGTGCGGATTCACTCGGAATGCTACACGGGCGAGACCGCGTGGTCCGCCCGCTGCGACTGCGGCGAACAGCTTGATGAGGCGGCTCGGTTGATGTCCTTTCCCGTCCAAGATCTGTCGTGCGATGCGCCGCCTGAGACTCAATCGCTACGGTCACAATCAGCGGGCGGCGTGATTGTCTATCTCCGACAGGAAGGGCGGGGTATCGGGCTAGGAGAGAAATTGAAGGCGTACAATCTTCAGGACCTGGGGTCTGACACGGTGGAAGCCAATCTCTTGTTGCGGCATCCAGCCGATGCGCGGAGCTACGGGTTAGCCACAGCCATGCTCACCGATCTTGGCTGTGGTGCCGATACCATTCCCGAGGGCATTCGCTTGCTCACAAATAATCCCGACAAGGTCCGGGCCATTGAGGGCCCCAACCGGGAAGTGATGGTGAAGGAGCGGGTGCCGATGATTCCGCTGGCATGGCGGACGGGTGGGCAGAAGGGGATCAAGAGCTCCGAGATCGAAGGCTACTTGAGGACCAAG ATCTCGAAAATGGGCCACATGATTCAATGA
- a CDS encoding uncharacterized protein (ID:PFLUO_005462-T1.cds;~source:funannotate) — protein sequence MSRNRPRPRDNGFGNNEEMELWTKICQDIRKSKEKFDQQASLSVQIKTLAERISRDGNKPSMTEHDQLDTWLRQSQKLSEEERSIMQDEPCDVIKNLELLTALRKASEAEAPINRSTSLSKSRKKRTDVEGSATDSPSASGVEKVGRGKGNVPRSTSVSSTQARESRSDGVAVKIEEGTEGSKGTIAERSGQLVVGAQVVFKHNKNIEGDGIQCIIKSIVGEGSKKRYDVQDPEPNENGEEGSVYKTTASALIPIPQMGATLPSFSIGKQVLARYPDTTTFYRAEVMGSKKDVYRLKFEGEEDDKEMEVDRRFVLDIPNK from the exons ATGTCGCGGAACCGCCCTCGGCCCCGGGACAATGGGTTCGGCAACaatgaggagatggagctgTGGACCAAGATCTGCCAGGATATCCGCAAGTCCAAAGAGAAGTTCGACCAGCAGGCATCTCTGTCCGTGCAAATCAAGACCCTAGCGGAGAGAATCTCTCGTGACGGGAACA AACCCTCCATGACCGAGCATGACCAACTCGACACCTGGCTGCGCCAGAGCCAGAAACTCAGTGAAGAGGAGCGCTCGATCATGCAAGACGAGCCATGTGACGTGATTAAGAATCTAGAGCTGCTCACTGCGCTGCGCAAAGCATCCGAGGCGGAAGCCCCGATAAACCGATCGACATCGCTCTCCAAGTCTCGCAAGAAGAGAACCGACGTGGAAGGCTCAGCCACTGACTCACCCAGTGCGTCGGGGGTGGAGAAGGTCGGTCGTGGCAAGGGCAATGTTCCGCGCAGCACGAGCGTTTCCAGCACGCAGGCCCGGGAATCACGCAGCGATGGCGTCGCGGTGAAGATCGAAGAAGGCACAGAGGGTTCCAAGGGCACGATTGCCGAGCGCTCCGGTCAGCTAGTGGTAGGTGCTCAGGTTGTTTTCAAACACAACAAGAACATCGAGGGCGATGGCATCCAGTGCATTATCAAGAGCATCGTCGGAGAGGGATCCAAGAAACG ATACGATGTGCAGGACCCCGAGCCAAATGAGAATGGCGAAGAGGGGTCAGTCTACAAAACTACTGCCTCGGCCCTCATTCCTATCCCTCAGATGGGTGCCACTTTGCCGTCTTTTTCGATTGGCAAGCAGGTTTTGGCCCGATACCCGGATACCACGACCTTCTACCGTGCCGAAGTCATGGGATCCAAGAAGGATGTCTACCGGCTGAAGTttgaaggcgaggaagatgacaaggAGATGGAAGTTGATCGCCGCTTCGTCCTGGACATCCCGAACAAATGA
- a CDS encoding uncharacterized protein (ID:PFLUO_005464-T1.cds;~source:funannotate): protein MATETDDIKKVNYAEDVPASTYTKEDEEERFEVFQRGEGQVDFRTVSWIRAAIIFLKIIFATGVLSIPSLMYELGAFPGAINVVGWTVLNAYCAIIQGNFRNKYPGCHSVADMAQVVGGAVTKEIVGLLFTLSYVIVAASGIIGVSTALNALSLHAVCTVWFSFIATVIIVICASVRKFSHIGWLTWIGFASVYIAVFIIVISVTTRDRPAAAPQTGDFDLGYQAIGNPSFTTGITAAATIFVSSAATSAFLPVISEMRKPKDYPKAVYLSMSLVTASYLTFSLVIYAWCGKWIASPSLGSAGTTIKRVAYGIALPGLIVSGCLYVHVAAKYLFVRILRNSRHLQANTIIHWGTWIACTVGMASISFILACAIPIFNYVLALVGALCFAPLALCLPGWLWLYTHGHYLRGNVISRVIYGLHVLLILLGAFMTVGGTYGVIVQINEAYRDGQISSAFSCADNSGS, encoded by the exons ATGGCGACTGAAACCGATGATATTAAGAAGGTGAATTACGCTGAAGATGTCCCAGCATCCACTTACACAaaggaggatgaagaggaaaGATTCGAGGTCTTTCAGAGAGGAGAGGGACAGGTGGATTTCAGGACAGTGAGCTGGATTCGGGCAGCCATCATCTTTTTGAAAA TTATTTTCGCCACTGGTGTGCTTTCAATTCCGTCTCTGATGTATGAGCTGGGAGCCTTCCCTGGAGCGATCAACGTCGTGGGCTGGACAGTCCTCAATGCCTACTGTGCAATCATCCAAGGCAATTTCCGCAATAAATACCCAGGCTGCCATTCTGTTGCCGACATGGCCCAGGTCGTTGGCGGGGCTGTTACGAAAGAAATTGTCGGATTATTGTTTACACTTAGCTACGTGATCGTGGCCGCGTCCGGCATCATTGGTGTATCGACAGCTTTGAATGCATTATCCCTTCATGCTGTCTGCACTGTCTGGTTCTCATTCATCGCAACTGTGATTATCGTTATATGTGCAAGCGTGCGCAAATTCTCCCATATTGGCTGGCTTACATGGATTGGCTTTGCGAGTGTCTACATCGCCGTTTTTATCATTGT CATCAGCGTTACCACGAgagatcgaccagcagcagcgcctcAGACTGGTGACTTTGACCTAGGGTACCAAGCAATTGGCAACCCTAGCTTTACAACAGGAATCACAGCTGCTGCCACGATCTTTGTCTCTAGTGCCGCTACCTCTGCCTTTCTGCCTGTCATCTCAGAGATGCGCAAGCCAAAGGATTACCCTAAAGCGGTGTATCTCAGCATGAGCCTCGTGACAGCGTCTTACTTGACTTTCAGCCTGGTCATCTATGCCTGGTGCGGGAAGTGGATTGCCTCGCCGTCGTTGGGCAGCGCCGGCACAACAATCAAGCGGGTTGCATATGGGATCGCATTACCGGGGTTGATTGTCAGTGGCTGTCTTTATGTGCACGTTGCAGCCAAGTATCTATTCGTGCGAATCTTGCGCAACTCGCGCCATTTGCAGGCCAACACCATCATTCACTGGGGGACGTGGATAGCATGCACAGTTGGAATGgcttccatctccttcatACTGGCGTGCGCAATTCCGATTTTTAACTATGTCCTAGCGCTGGTCGGTGCCTTATGCTTTGCGCCTTTGGCCTTGTGTCTGCCTGGTTGGTTGTGGCTTTATACTCATGGCCATTATCTCAGAGGCAATGTAATATCCCGTGTCATCTATGGGCTGCATGTGCTTTTGATCTTGTTGGGGGCATTTATGACTGTCGGTGGCACATACGGCGTCATAGTCCAGATCAACGAGGCGTATAGGGATGGGCAGATCTCCTCGGCGTTTTCTTGCGCGGATAATAGCGGGTCGTGA
- a CDS encoding uncharacterized protein (ID:PFLUO_005465-T1.cds;~source:funannotate), which produces MTLFHGVAVVTGAGGTGIGAAVAKAFAAAGCERIAITDINETSIEQTRATISSAHPKTQLLVETGNIADDKFAETFINKVVSQFGRVDYAVNCAGVLGQSLRSAETPIEEFDRINNINYRGCWLSSRAELKQMVKQDPLPSHDPERPPQRGAVVNIASQLGIVSRPTAPSYCASKSAVIGMTRADAIDYSQDGIRVNCVCPGVIETPMIMKETEVRERITPAMEIAPMKRMGKPAEVADAVLFLCSTQASFVQGHAMVVDGGYITV; this is translated from the exons ATGACTCTGTTTCATGGTGTCGCAGTTGTCACCGGCGCTGGTGGAACCG GTATCGGAGCAGCAGTTGCGAAAGCATTTGCTGCTGCAGGGTGTGAACGCATCGCTATAACAGATATCAATGAGACATCAATCGAACAGACCAGGGCAACGATATCTTCGGCCCACCCCAAGACACAATTGCTGGTGGAGACTGGCAATATTGCAGACGACAAGTTTGCAGAGACGTTTATTAACAAGGTAGTCAGCCAATTTGGTAGAGTAGACTATGCCGTCAATTGCGCTGGCGTGCTTGGCCAGTCTCTGCGCTCAGCAGAGACCCCGATCGAAGAGTTCGATCgcatcaacaacatcaacTACCGGGGCTGTTGGCTCTCCTCACGTGCGGAGCTGAAGCAGATGGTAAAACAGGATCCCCTTCCAAGCCATGATCCTGAGAGACCGCCGCAGCGTGGCGCAGTTGTGAATATTGCAAGTCAATTAGGCATTGTCAGCCGCCCAACTGCCC CGTCTTACTGCGCCTCGAAATCCGCCGTTATTGGAATGACGCGTGCAGATGCAATCGATTACTCTCAAGATGGAATTCGTGTGAATTGCGTTTGTCCTGGTGTTATTGAAACCCCGATGATCATGAAGGAGACCGAGGTCAGGGAACGCATTACCCCCGCTATGGAGATAGCTCCCATGAAGAGAATGGGAAAGCCAGCAGAGGTTGCGGATGCGGTTCTGTTTTTGTGCTCAACGCAGGCGTCTTTTGTTCAGGGACATGCTAtggtggttgatggaggTTACATCACTGTTTAA
- a CDS encoding uncharacterized protein (ID:PFLUO_005466-T1.cds;~source:funannotate) → MSVLFTSISEGNPVKPGDAESLLAPLGLTVDPAEAKDFHTLLAAVHDCAETVAALPDYQPIPDQIRYPRENVRRPSKEEQALGQAWVHRFLIRGNAAGPLARKSVSLKDVIAVAGVPQLLGSDIIPSWTPVTDATVVTRLLEAGADIHGTSTCENYCHSTSSYTSAQGVVENPHAEGYSAGGSTSGGAALVAAGLVDITIGGDQGGSIRVPAALCGCVGLKATYGRVPFTGITSGDALNDHVGPLTRTTLDAATCLDVMSGYDGIDDKSICSPKPGSTRFAATLQQNSARLDGVKIGTLTEGFNHSAIDPAVRATVMTAAKKFQDLGANVEEVSLPDHLHGPAIWTIQQRISGTQTLLGQSAGRRELYMTEQQQASLPWTDEGFQRAFPSTKNVIINGLYLSSRFPGLYGKTVNIGRQLRDKYEVLFEKFDVIVMPTTPVVAPKHGKRGLPLESVKPSMGLTINTAIFDVTGHPAISIPVGYAPAREDGDVLLPVGMQIVGGLWQEEKILRAGHAWETHFDWKKTQ, encoded by the exons ATGTCGGTTCTATTCACGAGCATTTCGGA AGGCAACCCAGTCAAACCAGGTGATGCGGAGTCTCTTCTCGCACCCCTCGGTTTGACCGTCGACCCGGCCGAGGCAAAGGACTTCCACACGCTCCTGGCGGCGGTCCATGACTGCGCCGAGACAGTCGCTGCTCTGCCGGACTACCAGCCGATCCCAGACCAGATCCGGTATCCGCGCGAAAATGTGCGCCGGCCGAGTAAAGAGGAACAGGCCTTAGGACAGGCATGGGTGCACCGGTTTCTAATCAGGGGCAATGCAGCGGGGCCATTAGCTCGGAAATCAGTCAGTCTTAAGGATGTGATTGCGGTTGCGGGGGTACCACAGCTTCTGGGAAGCGACATCATTCCTTCTTGGACGCCAGTTACAGATGCGACAGTCGTGACGAGACTGTTAGAAGCTGGCGCGGATATCCACGGGACGTCGACGTGCGAGAACTACTGTCATTCTACTTCTTCGTATACCAGTGCGCAGGGAGTAGTGGAGAATCCCCATGCCGAAGGCTACTCCGCTGGTGGGAGTACGTCTGGTGGTGCAGCCTTGGTGGCTGCCGGGTTGGTAGACATCACCATCGGAGGAGATCAGGGCGGGAGTATCCGAGTTCCGGCAGCATTGTGTGGAT GCGTCGGCCTCAAAGCAACGTATGGACGAGTTCCATTCACTGGAATCACCAGCGGCGATGCCCTGAATGACCATGTCGGGCCCTTGACACGGACCACATTGGATGCCGCAACATGTCTAGATGTGATGAGTGGCTACGATGGTATAGACGACAAGTCGATTTGTAGTCCAAAGCCAGGGTCCACTCGATTTGCAGCAACACTGCAGCAGAACTCGGCACGGCTGGACGGGGTCAAGATCGGAACATTGACTGAAGGATTCAACCATAGCGCAATTGACCCTGCAGTTAGAGCTACGGTTATGACAGCGGCGAAAAAGTTTCAAGACCTCGGGGCAAACGTCGAGGAAGTGTCGCTGCCAGACCACTTGCACGGGCCAGCGATCTGGACCATCCAGCAACGTATTTCAGGGACACAAACTTTACTCGGTCAGAgtgctggacgaagagagcTCTACATGACTGAACAGCAACAAGCGAGCCTTCCATGGACTGATGAGGGCTTCCAGCGAGCATTCCCCTCCACGAAGAAcgtcatcatcaacggcCTTTACTTATCATCACGTTTCCCGGGGTTGTACGGCAAGACAGTCAATATTGGGCGACAACTGCGGGACAAGTACGAAGTATTGTTTGAAAAGTTTGATGTCATAGTAATGCCGACAACTCCAGTCGTGGCACCAAAACATGGCAAGCGAGGCCTGCCTCTCGAGTCGGTGAAGCCGAGTATGGGTCTCACAATCAACACGGCCATTTTCGATGTGACTGGTCATCCAGCAATATCGATTCCGGTTGGGTATGCGCCAGCGAGAGAGGACGGGGATGTACTATTGCCGGTGGGAATGCAGATAGTGGGCGGCTTGTGGCAAGAGGAAAAGATTCTGAGGGCTGGACATGCTTGGGAGACTCACTTTGACTGGAAGAAGACGCAATAA